TGATCCGTCCGATAATTCCGGTTTCCTTCCCGGCACGGTCAATCCCCTCGGCAACACCATTCAAATGATCATCAAAGGAAATGCCACATTCCAGTGCATGTGACGGCGAACAGAAAATCTCGACATAAAGCGCCCCCGCTTTGGCCTGTTCGCACAGATACCAATGCGTCAGATCGGCATAATCCTTACCGGTACGGATTGCCGCACTCGCCCTGTCAAAACTGCCCAGAAATTCGGGGAAGTTTGACCAGATATACCGATCCTGATCATCATAAATCCCGTCCGGAAGGCTAATACCGTTGCGGGCGGCGAATTTGCGCACCAATGCAGGGGTCAACGCACCTTCCATATGCAGATGCAATTCGGCCTTGGGAATATGCTGTGTCATTTCTGGCGCTCCGGATTTTCTTATTTTCTTTCCTGATCCAGTTCTAGCGCCAACAAGGCCCTAGGTCACGCAACAACCGTTTTCCGTCGCAGCATTTTTATCGAAGCCAAAAGCGCGCCACCAACAATCAAAAGGCACCCCGCGATCACGGTCGGGCTTGCTTCGGCTTTGCCAAAACCGATCAGCAGGATCGTGCTGAGTAACGGTGCACCATAAGACGCGACACCCAGAACCTGAATATCGCCATGCTTGGTGCCATAATCCCAGACAAAGAAAGCAACCCCGACCGGGCCAAGACCAAGCCCGATAATCGCAAGCCATTGCCCCGCATCCGGCATGACCCAGATTTCAGTCACGCCGTGTGTTATGAAACCCAATAACGCCGCACCGGCACAAAATCCGCAAACGGCTTCAACAGGAACATTGCGATAGCGCCGGTTCAAAACCGAATATCCCGACCACAGGATAGAGCAAACCATTGCCGCACCATAGCCAAGACCATAGGCCGGATCAAAATCAAACCCATGCCCTTTGGTCACCAGAACCGCAGCCCCGCAAAGTCCCAGAACCGCACCGGCAATGTGATACCATCGCAATCGTTCGCCGGGCAGAAGTGCAGAAAACAGGACAATAAAAAGTGGCCACAGATAGGCAATCAGACTGGCATCAACCGCGGGCGCATTGGCCAAGGCTACGAAATAGAAAAAGTGATACCCAAACAACCCGCCAACCCCAAGCACCCAGGCACCAACCGGTTGCCTCAATGCCTGAAATGCCGCCAACCCGCCGCGCGCGATCCAGATAAAGCTGAAAATGGCCGCAACGGAGAAACAAAGACTGACCAGTTGAAAAGGCGGGATGGCACTGACTTCTGTCGTAAATAACGCCAGCAAGGCCCAAAGCACAATGGCAATACCACCAATCATGGTGGCCTTTGTACGGTGATCAAGCAAAGTCATGAAACCATCCCGAAGTTCAACTAATCGCAGCGGTGATCAAAGCAGGTCGGGATGAAGACGTCTTTGCCGAAACTCCGGATTTCATTCGAATGAGATAAACCCGGAGGCCTTTAAGTTCGGCGGCGAAGCGCAATCGGCGCATGTCCGAACCGCCGGGAAAAGGCACGGGAAAACGCACTTTGATCGGTAAAACCGACCTCGCGCGCGATATCGCCAAGCGGCATTGTATTTTTCGGATCATTCAGCATTGCATAGGCACGCTGTAATCGTTGTTCGCCAAGCCAGCGCATCGGCGTTGTACCCAGATGCTTTTGAAACGCCGCAAATAACGCGCTTTCCGATTGCGCGGTAATCTTCGCCATTTCAGGAACCCCGACCGGTTCGGAAAGGCGCAGCTCAATCCAGGCAAGCAGGCGCTGCAAGCGCATCGGAATCATGCTGCCTGCGTCGGCTTTGTCAGTTTGCGTGGCTGCTGAATGGCACAGGACTTCGCCTAAAGTTTTGCAAACAAACGCGTCATCGGCAAAGGTGTTTTCACACACAGCAATTCCCGCCACATGACGCAATGACAGATTTTCAGATTGCAGTCTCCCCTGCCCATCCGGCGAAAATCGCCGTATGCGCGATATCACACGCTTTTGCTCAAGTCCTTGCAAAAGACCTGTCAAATGCCCAGCATAGCCAGCCCCGACTTCAAGATAGGTTGACGCACCCGCCTGATACCAAAACCGTTCAAGCCCGGTTTGCGCCGCAAGATCGATATCGACATCAAGCACAAGAAAACGGTTCATCCCCAACGCCCGATAGGCATGGGTATCGCCCGCCGGAACAAACGCCAGCCTGCGGCCCGAAACACAGCCACCGCGCCCCTCGACCTCAAGCTCGAGCATGCCAAGATCAGCAATGATGATCTGGTGGAAATCGTCGTGACTGTGGCTGGCGGCTTCAGACCGATACTGGCGAAAACTTGTTTGCATTTCTGTTCCTGTTCAAGAGCCACAGGATATGCGATTGCCGCAGTTCCGCAAAGCCCCTCGACAGCCGATACCGGCACAAACAAAATCAGCAAGGCGTTTATTAAAAACGCCTTGCTGATTGGTCGCCCGGGAGGAAGGCTAAAACCTTATGAAAACAGTTCCCTGTTTTCTTCAACGATCTGTGGCAAACGTTCCATGGTTCCCGAAAGATGCTGCCGCATTTCCGAACTGGCCAAATTGCCATCACCGGACTGGATCGCGGCAATTACCGCCTTGTGACCTTCAAGCACCGAAAGCATTTTACCCGCACGCGGCAGATCAAGCATGCGAACGCGCGCCAGATGACCGCTGCGCGCCGTCACCTGCACATGCAGGTTTGATTGATTGACCCCATTGAAAAGAGCCGCATGGAACGTCTCATCCAGCTGCTTGAACAGATCAATCTGTTCGATATCACCCGCAAGGGCTTCCTGCATTTTGATAATGCCCTTGGCTTTGACAACGGCGGCAGTTTCCCCCATTTCCGCCAATTGCCGCACCACTTCGCATTCCGCCGCAACACGCAGAAAATGCTCCTCGCGGATACGGGCAACATCAATCTTGGTCACCACGGTTCGCGACTGGGGATAGGATGCAACCAACCCATCCTGTTCCAGACGCATGATGGCTTCACGCACCGGTGACTGGCTGACTTTGAAACTGTCCGCCAGTTCTGCCCGAACCAGTGTTGTTTCAGGCGGAAGGACAAGCGAAATGATCCGGCTTCTCAGTTCCTCATAAACAAGTGCCGAAGCAGGAACATGCGCATTGGCTTTCATCGCGCTATCATAAACAGGCATGAGACCGCCCATGAATGTATTCATTTTCACTCAACTCCCGGCAATTGCGCATGTGCCTGCATCCCTTGGTCCCTTCATTACATCAATGCGTTGGGCAATAACAACGTCAAGCTTGGCACTGCCGCCATCAAAACGAAAAATACCACCATCGCAATGAAGAACGGGATCGATGCCCGGGTATAAGCGCCGGTTTTGACATCCAGAATGCCACAAACCGTAAACATGATGACCCCGACCGGTGGCGTCAGACCGCCAAAATTGATCAGGGTCACGATCAAAATCCCCATATGGACCGGGTCATATCCGGCATTGACCAGAACCGGCATGACAATCGGCGTGACCAGAAGGATGTTGGCCGCTCCTTCAAGGAACATGCCGCTGATCACAAGAACCGCGACAACAAGCGTCAGGATCAGAACCGGGTTTTCGGTAAGCGTTGTGACGAACTCGGTAATCTGCTGGGGTGCGCGCTCAATGGTCATGGCATAGCCCAGAACCGCCGCCATAATGATCAGCAACATCACCATGCCAAGATCGGAAACAGAGCCGGTCACCGCTTCGTAAAGCTTTTTGCGGTCCAGTTCCCGATAAACAAAAAATCCGACACAAAGCGCATAGAAAACAAGGAACGCGCCCGCCTCGGTCGCGGTAAACAGACCAAAGCGGAAGCCGACAATCAGAATGACAGGAAATGCGAGCGCCCAGATGCTTTCCGAAAAGCTCGACCAAAGCTCTTTTCCACTCGGCACCTTTGGCAGGTCGGGTTTATAACCGTTCTTATGCGCGACAAACCAGGATGTGATCATCAGGACAATCGTCAGGAAAATACCGGGCAGAACGCCGGCCAAAAACAGGCGACCGATCGAAACTTCATTCACAAACCCGAACAGGATCAGTCCGATGCTTGGTGGAATGGTTGCGGTGATAACCGACCCGAAGGCCAGAACCGCAGCCGTTGATGCCTTGGAATAGCCCTGCTTGATCATGCTGGGCCCCAGAAGGCGCGCTTCCATCGAGGCATCGGCAACGGCCGACCCCGAAATCCCGCCCATCATGAAGCTTAGAACGATGGATACCTGTGCCAGCCCCCCGGCCATCCAGCCGGTTAGCAAACGGGCAAACTTGACCAGACGGAACGTAATCCCCGTCACATTCATCAGATTTCCGGCAAGGATGAAGAACGGCACAGCCAAAAGCGGAAAGCTTTGTGTTGCCGTTACCATTTTCTGGATCACCACGGTTGGCGGCATGGCCCCGGTCATAATGAATACCGGCACCGAAGCAAGCGCCAAGGCAAAGGCGACAGGCATTCCGATGACCAGAAAAACCGTAAATAGTACCGCAATCAGTATGAGCATCAGAACTGCCCCCTGCTTCGAATTCGTTCGATAAGCTTAAACACCATGGTCCGCATCAAAAGGATCAGACCGACGACCATCGAAGCATGGATGTAAGAGGCATGGATTTGCGTCGCGCCGACAAGACGGGGATGCATCAAAATCATATTGCCCCACGCGTAATACAGCAGAAACGCAAGGAACCCGATGATCACGACGATATTGAACAATTCGACGAGATCGCGTGCTTTGGGGGATATGTTGTCCTGCAGGACCTGAAGACCGAAATGCCGGTTTTCCTGCATGCCAATGTCAGCTGCCAGCATGCAAAGCCAGACGAAAATAAGCTGGGCCATTTCAATTGACCAGATAATCGGGGATCCCACCGCCCTGGCAATTGACGCAACGCCCACCAGAACGACAATTGCAACAAGCAGAATCCCGGCACAGGCAAACTCAATTTGCTTGAGCATGTATTCCATTCCATCTTGAAGATTGATGTGCGTTGCCCCGCATGCGGAACAACGCACATTCGCAAGGCACGTTTACCGTTACCGGAAAATCAGCGACCGAGAACTTTATTGACGATGGCCGCCTCGGCTTCGAGATCAAGCTGCTTGTAAACCGGCTTTACAGCTTCCTTGAATGGCGCAAGGTCAACTTCGCTGACCTCAACCCCGCTTGCGGCAACATCTTCAAGCGCCTTTTCGCCAAGCTCGATGGTTAGCTGCGACGCATAACGACCGTCCTCGACCGCAAGATCACGTACAATCTTCTGATTTTCAGGAGAGATTTCATCCCATGCCTCGGCACCAACAACCAGCGCGGTCACGAGCTGGATATGGCCGGTTTTGGTCACATTCTTGATCACTTCGTAAAGTTTGGCATTCCAGATTGCGGTCGGCTGGGCTTCGGCACCGTCAATCGTGCCAAGCTGAAGGGCGGTGTATACTTCGCCCCATGCAATCGGGGTCGGTTCGGCACCCATTGCGCGGATGGTTTCAATCCAGACAGGCGCACCGATTGTCCGCATGCGAACACCGGCAAGATCAGCCGGACTTTTCACCGGTTTCTGTGTCAGGGCGTGGCGCGCCCCCTGATACCAGTTCGATGCAATCATCACGAGGCCAGATTTCTCGCGAAGTTCATCACCCCAGGCGATATATTCATCCGAAAGGGCAAATTTGTCGGCCTGTTCATAGGTATCAAACAGGAACGGTGCCGACATGATCGCCAGCGACGGAACGAAGCTTGAAAGACGGGCGACATCCGTGACCGTACCGATACCGGCACCCGCACGCGCCTGATCGATCATTTCGGTGGTGTCACCCAGCTGGGAATTGTGGAAAACCTCGATAATAACGTCGCCATTGGTGGCTTTTTCGACATCAAGCTTGAACTTCTCAAGCCCCTGCCCCATCGGGTCATTTGGTGCCAGAACCGTTCCGATACGAAGCGTCGTTGCAGCCGTCGCAGGCATTCCCGCAGCAAGCGCCCCGGCAAGTACAGCACAGATTCCGAGTGTTTTCGCAGTAAATTTCATTATGGAAGTCCTCCCGTTGGATTGGCATTTTGCCATTAATTGATATTTTAGTTTGTTTGAAATTTTAGATAGCTCCGGTCAATCTTGTCAATCGATTTTTCAACTTGTAAAAATCATTAAAAATCAAAAGATTAGTTGAAAATTTTCAATTCCAGACGCTGAAACTTGTAATCAACCGGGAAATGATCTTTGACCTATCGGGGACGCAAAATCAGAAATTGGCCACCGTCGAATGTGCGTAAAATCCGATCATATTTACCAATCATATTTAGCAGGCAGGTCCGATCTCGCCCGACGTTCAGGCTTTTTTTGCCACACCCAAATCCCATATGCTTTAATGAAGGAAGCCATTATCTTACAAGATGATGGACCTTCGGGTGATCTGGAAAACCAAAAAGCGGAGACGATTTTGACCTTCTGCGAGAAGTGCGACCAAATACCGGAAATGGCCCCAAGTGAAGGCCGCCTTTACCTTTGGCCTCCTGTTGCACATACAACGGGAAAAATTCTTGCCAATATCAAGAAGTCCGGGCACTCCGCAGAAAAAAGCACATCCGTTGCAACGCTTTATCTTAATTATGTACGTCCGGGTCTGCGCCCGATGATTGATGCGATTTCCGAAAATCTGCTGTCCGAAGAAATCACTGACACCAAGGCGCTGATCATGCCCGGCAATAGGGAACCCCAACTTGACGACATTGCGCGCGTCACGTCGCTTGGTGCCATACGCGCACAGATCGGCGCGGAATGGCTTGGCGATATGCTGCGGGAAAATCGCCTGAATTCCGTTTTCCAACCGATTTTTGCCGTTG
The Thalassospira xiamenensis M-5 = DSM 17429 DNA segment above includes these coding regions:
- a CDS encoding DMT family transporter, with product MTLLDHRTKATMIGGIAIVLWALLALFTTEVSAIPPFQLVSLCFSVAAIFSFIWIARGGLAAFQALRQPVGAWVLGVGGLFGYHFFYFVALANAPAVDASLIAYLWPLFIVLFSALLPGERLRWYHIAGAVLGLCGAAVLVTKGHGFDFDPAYGLGYGAAMVCSILWSGYSVLNRRYRNVPVEAVCGFCAGAALLGFITHGVTEIWVMPDAGQWLAIIGLGLGPVGVAFFVWDYGTKHGDIQVLGVASYGAPLLSTILLIGFGKAEASPTVIAGCLLIVGGALLASIKMLRRKTVVA
- a CDS encoding AraC family transcriptional regulator; translated protein: MQTSFRQYRSEAASHSHDDFHQIIIADLGMLELEVEGRGGCVSGRRLAFVPAGDTHAYRALGMNRFLVLDVDIDLAAQTGLERFWYQAGASTYLEVGAGYAGHLTGLLQGLEQKRVISRIRRFSPDGQGRLQSENLSLRHVAGIAVCENTFADDAFVCKTLGEVLCHSAATQTDKADAGSMIPMRLQRLLAWIELRLSEPVGVPEMAKITAQSESALFAAFQKHLGTTPMRWLGEQRLQRAYAMLNDPKNTMPLGDIAREVGFTDQSAFSRAFSRRFGHAPIALRRRT
- a CDS encoding GntR family transcriptional regulator — translated: MNTFMGGLMPVYDSAMKANAHVPASALVYEELRSRIISLVLPPETTLVRAELADSFKVSQSPVREAIMRLEQDGLVASYPQSRTVVTKIDVARIREEHFLRVAAECEVVRQLAEMGETAAVVKAKGIIKMQEALAGDIEQIDLFKQLDETFHAALFNGVNQSNLHVQVTARSGHLARVRMLDLPRAGKMLSVLEGHKAVIAAIQSGDGNLASSEMRQHLSGTMERLPQIVEENRELFS
- a CDS encoding TRAP transporter large permease codes for the protein MLILIAVLFTVFLVIGMPVAFALALASVPVFIMTGAMPPTVVIQKMVTATQSFPLLAVPFFILAGNLMNVTGITFRLVKFARLLTGWMAGGLAQVSIVLSFMMGGISGSAVADASMEARLLGPSMIKQGYSKASTAAVLAFGSVITATIPPSIGLILFGFVNEVSIGRLFLAGVLPGIFLTIVLMITSWFVAHKNGYKPDLPKVPSGKELWSSFSESIWALAFPVILIVGFRFGLFTATEAGAFLVFYALCVGFFVYRELDRKKLYEAVTGSVSDLGMVMLLIIMAAVLGYAMTIERAPQQITEFVTTLTENPVLILTLVVAVLVISGMFLEGAANILLVTPIVMPVLVNAGYDPVHMGILIVTLINFGGLTPPVGVIMFTVCGILDVKTGAYTRASIPFFIAMVVFFVLMAAVPSLTLLLPNALM
- a CDS encoding TRAP transporter small permease; translated protein: MLKQIEFACAGILLVAIVVLVGVASIARAVGSPIIWSIEMAQLIFVWLCMLAADIGMQENRHFGLQVLQDNISPKARDLVELFNIVVIIGFLAFLLYYAWGNMILMHPRLVGATQIHASYIHASMVVGLILLMRTMVFKLIERIRSRGQF
- a CDS encoding C4-dicarboxylate TRAP transporter substrate-binding protein, producing MKFTAKTLGICAVLAGALAAGMPATAATTLRIGTVLAPNDPMGQGLEKFKLDVEKATNGDVIIEVFHNSQLGDTTEMIDQARAGAGIGTVTDVARLSSFVPSLAIMSAPFLFDTYEQADKFALSDEYIAWGDELREKSGLVMIASNWYQGARHALTQKPVKSPADLAGVRMRTIGAPVWIETIRAMGAEPTPIAWGEVYTALQLGTIDGAEAQPTAIWNAKLYEVIKNVTKTGHIQLVTALVVGAEAWDEISPENQKIVRDLAVEDGRYASQLTIELGEKALEDVAASGVEVSEVDLAPFKEAVKPVYKQLDLEAEAAIVNKVLGR